One genomic window of Petrotoga sibirica DSM 13575 includes the following:
- the purL gene encoding phosphoribosylformylglycinamidine synthase subunit PurL, with protein sequence MQNQLTIKEIALELGLSSDEFYLIEEKLGRLPNEFETYLFSAQWSEHCGYKHSKHYLKKINESFESENAGYVQIGGKAIVFKVESHNHPSAVEPYQGAATGIGGIVRDILAMGARPIALLDSLKFGDISDPKVKNIFEGVVSGISDYGNSIGVPTVGGETSFNEIYSTNPLVNVMCVGIANKNHLASSHADGPDKLLVYIGSKTGRDGIHGASFASKKLSGKDDRPSVQVGDPFTEKNLIEATLEILQIKGVRACQDMGAAGILSSTSEMAYKGGVGCELYLDNIPKRQEDIEPWEIMLSESQERMLFLVNPGAEKKVEAICNKYLIDFAIIGKTVSTPHYVVKENSEGRILADLPIEVLVNAPEYYRNNTIPSTYILNKAKKYPNTKIKDIDKILKILLSNHNISSKKWVYQQYDYKVGTNTILIPEQADSAVLWLKNTQKAIAVTIDSNELYTYLDPFEGTKNVVYEAARNLISVGAKPLAITDNLNFGDPDDPEVSWQFEKSIEGLIEASKELFIPVVSGNVSFYNSYHETSIFPTPVIGMIGEIKDIKKLVNLKFKDYGDLVYLIGKTDINVDKIGGSLYLKVLEGFVGGEIDFVNSMYERYLQNFILDLIEKGILKSVHDVSKGGLLVALTVSCILSNRGFKGILDTTIEELFGENQCRFIVSVSSRDSYTFESMAKSSNINVKKLGEIKSSDEGVDIGIASFDLKELRSIYFNSISKSVEE encoded by the coding sequence GTGCAGAATCAATTAACAATTAAAGAGATAGCATTGGAGTTGGGTCTTTCAAGTGATGAATTTTATCTTATTGAAGAAAAGTTGGGGAGATTACCCAATGAATTTGAAACGTACCTTTTTTCTGCGCAATGGTCTGAACATTGTGGCTACAAGCATTCTAAACATTATCTAAAAAAGATTAATGAATCTTTTGAAAGTGAAAATGCAGGCTACGTTCAAATTGGGGGGAAAGCTATCGTTTTCAAGGTTGAAAGTCACAATCATCCTTCTGCTGTTGAACCTTATCAAGGAGCAGCTACTGGTATTGGTGGAATAGTTAGAGATATATTAGCTATGGGGGCAAGGCCCATAGCACTTTTAGATTCGTTGAAATTTGGTGATATTTCCGATCCAAAGGTGAAAAATATTTTTGAAGGTGTTGTTTCTGGTATAAGTGATTACGGCAATTCCATTGGAGTCCCTACGGTTGGTGGAGAAACTTCATTCAATGAAATATATTCAACAAATCCTTTGGTAAATGTAATGTGCGTCGGTATTGCTAACAAAAATCATTTAGCATCTTCCCATGCTGATGGTCCTGACAAACTTCTTGTATATATAGGATCTAAAACCGGACGTGATGGAATCCATGGTGCCTCTTTTGCATCAAAAAAATTAAGCGGAAAAGATGACAGGCCTTCTGTCCAAGTTGGTGATCCTTTTACCGAAAAGAATCTAATCGAAGCCACACTTGAGATATTGCAAATAAAAGGAGTAAGGGCTTGTCAAGATATGGGAGCTGCCGGTATTCTTAGCTCTACTTCTGAAATGGCTTATAAAGGTGGAGTCGGTTGTGAACTTTATTTAGATAATATACCAAAAAGGCAAGAAGATATAGAACCCTGGGAAATTATGCTTTCTGAGTCTCAAGAGAGGATGCTTTTTTTGGTTAATCCTGGGGCAGAAAAAAAAGTAGAAGCGATATGTAATAAATACTTGATAGATTTTGCAATTATAGGAAAAACAGTTTCTACCCCTCATTACGTTGTTAAAGAAAATAGTGAAGGGAGGATTCTTGCTGATCTTCCAATAGAGGTCTTAGTTAATGCCCCTGAATATTATAGGAACAACACCATTCCTTCTACTTATATATTGAACAAAGCGAAAAAATATCCAAACACAAAGATAAAGGATATAGATAAAATATTAAAAATATTGTTATCTAACCACAATATATCCAGTAAAAAATGGGTATATCAACAGTACGATTATAAAGTTGGAACCAATACAATATTGATACCCGAACAAGCCGATAGTGCAGTACTATGGTTAAAAAACACTCAAAAGGCTATAGCTGTTACGATTGATAGCAACGAACTTTACACATATTTAGATCCATTTGAGGGTACAAAGAACGTTGTATACGAAGCTGCGAGAAATCTAATTTCTGTGGGTGCAAAGCCTTTAGCTATAACAGATAATCTAAATTTTGGGGATCCTGATGATCCTGAAGTATCCTGGCAATTTGAAAAAAGTATAGAAGGTTTGATTGAAGCCTCAAAAGAACTTTTTATTCCAGTGGTTAGCGGAAACGTTAGTTTTTACAATTCTTATCATGAAACATCAATTTTTCCTACGCCTGTGATTGGTATGATTGGAGAAATTAAAGATATTAAAAAATTAGTTAACTTAAAATTTAAGGATTATGGTGACTTGGTGTATTTAATTGGTAAAACAGATATCAATGTTGATAAGATTGGTGGAAGTCTTTATTTAAAGGTTCTTGAAGGTTTTGTGGGTGGAGAGATCGACTTTGTAAATTCAATGTATGAAAGGTACTTGCAGAACTTTATATTAGATCTAATAGAAAAAGGTATTTTAAAAAGTGTGCACGATGTTTCAAAAGGTGGGTTACTTGTAGCTTTAACGGTGTCATGTATATTGAGTAATCGTGGTTTTAAAGGTATTTTAGATACTACCATAGAGGAACTTTTTGGAGAGAATCAGTGTAGGTTTATTGTGTCTGTTAGTAGTAGGGATTCTTATACTTTTGAGTCTATGGCAAAATCATCCAATATCAACGTTAAAAAATTGGGAGAAATAAAATCCAGTGATGAGGGTGTGGATATCGGTATTGCATCTTTTGATTTAAAAGAGTTGAGAAGTATATATTTTAATAGTATTTCAAAAAGTGTGGAGGAATAA